The nucleotide window CTTAACTGCTAACTTGTAATTACGGATCCCTACAGGCCCCTTGTAGATTGATGGCGAGTTTACAAATTATGCTAAACTCCTTGGTTATTACCAGTCCAAAAGCCAACTGAATCAATAAGCAAGAGTCAGGAAAAAACAGTTCATGACTGCCAATAATAGACATACCGGCTCTCAAAGACCGCAACGCGACCCCAATATGGCGGGTGGCTTATCATTTTTCTTGCCAGGACTTGGTCAGATTTATAACGGAGAGCAGCGTAAAGGGCTCTTCTTTATGGTGGTTGGGGTACTCAACTATATTGTCCTTGGCTTCCTCATCTTTAGCGGACCGCTACTGGATGGGCTGGTGGCCTTTGGTCAAGCCAATAGCATGAAGCTCAATGCCGAGTTGTATCAGTCGCTGTCCACTTTGCATTTTGGTTCAGCGGCATCGCTATTTTTGATTATTCTCTTCCTTGCTTATTCTTCCTTTAGCGCCAGAGATGCTTTTGACCATGCTGCTCGCATCCAGCGCAAAGGTCTATACAGTGATTCGGCTCTTGAAATGACCGAAGCCACTTCTGGCTCCTATATCTTCCATATAACGATTCTTTTGACAAGCTTTGTGCTGGCGTTTTTCTTCTTAATTCCGCCACCACCCAAGTCTCAAATCACTGATATTGAGTTTGTCCAAAACGAAGAAAATACCAAAGAGCCGCCTAAGACTCAGAAGCGTGCTGCCCATAACTCTAAAGCATCTGGCAAGCACGACCCGACTAAGCCCAGTGTGCAGCCCTCTGCTGCTCCCAAGGCGCCCAGCAAAGCACAGGAAAAAGCCGCTCCTACGCCTACTCCTGCTAAGCCAGCTCCTGCTAAGCCGTCTCCAACGCCAAGTCCGACTCCGACGCCGACACCTTCGCCGCGTCCAACTCCGTCTCCGCGTCCTACTCCAACGCCTAGTCCTACACCCAGTCCTGCGCCGACACCATCACCGCGCCCGACTCCCACACCGATGCCTTCGCTTATGCCCAAGATAAACAATCCGTTTATCGCTCCTTCGGCGGCACCATCGCTCCGTCCATCACCTAGTTTTAGTCCTATTGCCATGCCCAAAGTGGGCGGACCAATTGCTCCCGCTCCTCGCGCCGGCGTTGCCGGTCCCGGTACAGCCCAGCCCACTGGTGCACCTGCTCCTATCAATATTGCTGCCGGCGGCGGTGGACCTGCCTCGGGTAGCAGTGGACAGCCGACACTTGCCGCTATCGGTGGTGGTGGTGCTAGAAACGCTGGCGGCGGTACTGGTCCAGCACCTGCTCCATCTCGTGGTAGCGGCAGTGGTAGTCCAGCTGGCGGTGGTCCTGGTGCCAGTGGCATGGCCACACCCAATGTCGGCTCTGGCAGTAGAGGCGGTCCCGCTTCATCCAGTGGTGGCAAAAATGGTGGTGGCGAGAGAGGCAATCCGGACGATGGTCCTGGTCGCGAGCCATCAGTTGCTGCTCGTAAGGACGTAGATTGGGGTCCTTATATGGCCGATCTACAAAGACGTATCAAACGCGCCTGGTACCCACCAAAGGGCAACGAGTCCAAGCGGGTCAAGGTTATGTTTAAAGTGCACAAAGATGGACAGGTGACAAACCTGAGGATGCTCGTCTCATCCGGTCTGGCCATAGCTGACCAGGCTGCTCTCAAAGCCATCGAAAACGCCGCACCATTTAGACCATTGCCAGACGGTGCTGATGATGCCGTTGATATCGAATTTACCTTCGATTACAACGTCTTCAACGGTGGTGGCAAAGGTACATTCCGTTCGTACTAATACTCGAGTAGTAGTGAGTTAATAGGAGAAGTCGACAAAGAGTTATGGAAAGCAAATTTCTAAATTACTTCCTGGAATTTATGGTGCATGACTGGTTTGCATCAATCCCCATCACCATCTGTTCGATTTTGACAGTGGCCGTAATGGTCGAGCGCTATTTGTACTATCAACAAAATCGCTGCGACGTTACTCAGTTTATCCACCAGCTGCAACGCGAACTCGAAAGTAATAATTTGCAAAAGGCTCAAGGCATCTGCAGTCGTCTTGGCGGAGTCGTCGGCGAAGTGGCTGAAGAAGGCGTGCGCTTGATGGCTGATCAAAAAGAAGATTTCTCCAAGGCTTATGACATTACAGTCAGTCTTGTCACCCGCAAACTCGAAAAACACCTGGCTGTGTTGGGCACCATCGGTGCTACCTGCCCCTTCCTTGGTCTATTCGGGACAGTAGTTGGGGTTGTATTCACACTGGACCAATTGGGCGCCCAGGGTGGTGGTACACCGGTAGTTGTAACCGGTGTTGCTAAGGCTCTTATCGCTACAGGTTATGGTCTTATCGTGGCTATCCTGGCAGTTATCTTCAACAACGCTTACACCAACACAGTTAAGCGTTTCAACGATGACTTCCTGCTTCTCAAGCTGCTTTTCTTGAGCTTTGCCGGTGGTGAGTCCGCTCACTAAAGGTCTTAGCGTTTTTTAGTTACTGGGAGGTAGTGAGATGGCAATGGGAGCGGTCGGTGATTCATTCACCGATATCAACGTTACCCCTTTGACTGACGTGTTTTTGGTTTTGCTCGTAATCATGATCTTGATTGCGCCCTTGATCGACAAATCCGATTTGAAAATCAAGCCACCAGAGACCAAAAACGCTAAGAAGGACGAAGCCACCAAAGGGATCAGTATCGATATTGATAAAGACGGACAGCTGGCTATTAACGGCACCTTTGTCCGCGATCACAATATCGAATCTATCAAAGCTATGATTGTCGAGCTAAAAAGCAAGGCAGCACCCGGTACTGAGTTGCACGTCACCCTCAACGCTGATGGTGACGCTAAGCAAAAGGATGTAGTCGAGGTCATGAGTGCAGCAGCTGCTGCTGGTATCACTAAGATGCGCATCGCTACTCAACAACAAACTAACTACTAGTGTCTTTGCGTCTGGGTATTATTGGTTATCCACTTACCCATACGCTTTCTCCTTTTATTCATCAAGCTTTTCTCAAGCAATTTGGCATGCCCGGTAGCTACGAAGTCCTACCTTGCCAGAAGGCTTTAGATCAAATTGCCCTGGCTCACGAGCAGGGTTTTAAGGGCTTAAATGTCACTATCCCTCATAAAGTAACGGTGGCTGCCGCTCTCAATAAACTGACAGTGCAAGCCAAGCTTGTCGGTGCCGTCAATACTATTAGCTTTGTCGATAGCCAAGGCGATTATAATTTTGTTGATACCGCTGGTGGTGATGCCTTGCGGCGCGGTCAGTCTAATTGGCATCAGGTAAGTGGACATAATACCGATGTGGTCGGTCTTGCTCGTGTGCTCCGGGCTCATGATGTGCAGGGGCAAGTAGTTATATTGGGGGCTGGTGGTGCAGCTAGAGCAGCACTTGTGGCTCTCGAGGCGCACGGTTGTCCCGGAGCAATTGTGGTGGCAAGACAATATCCCCGGGCTCAGTCGATGCTGCAATCATTGCTTGTAGCGGGTCTTTCTCCGGCATTTCTTGCTAATTGCTCGATATTGTCTATAGAGCAATTGCCGCACAAGCTAGATCTAATCGCGCGAGCTGGCTGTTTTATCAATGCCAGTCCTATTGGGCAGGGTCTGATCGAATTGCCCTTTTGGTTGACACCTCTTTTGAATAGTTTTGGGCGCGATGCGCTCATCCTGGATCTGGTCTATGCCAGGGGCGGACGCACTGCTCTTTGTCAGCTGGCTAAAGGCACGGGATTTAGACGTGTAGAAGACGGACGTCAGATGCTAGTGGAGCAAGCGCGTCAGGCGTTTAAAATCTGGACTGGTCTTACAGCCGCATACAGTGTCGGCTTTGATGCACTCGAAAAAGCACAAACAATAGACTAGTTGTTTTTTGAATTAGCCTTCAAAAAAGATTGGTACAAGCTTCATTGCTAGACCAAGCTCTCCGTCTACAGCCAGGGCTCCAGAGAGAGCTGCTGTCATGGCTGACATGCGACCTTCCATGATCATCTTAAGGTCATCAGCATCGACTGAAATAGTGCAGTCACAAGGCACTGATGAGTTGTCTTGATGGGGAATAAACTCGAGCTTGCCATCATCGATGCAAGTCAAAAATGCGCCGCCATCTTGACCTTTGATATTGATCAAATAAGTGGCGGTGAGGTTGCGTGCAGCCTCTGGTTTAAACCTTTTTTTTAGCTCATTAATGGCTTCTTGGGCTGGCACTATCTCTTTCCTCAAAATTGACGACTGTAAATTATAGCCCGACTTGGTTAGACTTGACCTGATGGATAGTACAAATGACAAAAATTCGCATCAAAAGGTAAGTGTGCCAAATGCACTGCCTAAGCGTAAAAACAAAAACTTTTCTGATCTTTCTGCGGTCTTGCCAAAAGTCGTAAGAGCGCTGGGTATTGATAAACGGCTCAAAGAGCACACTTTTATCAATCTGTGGCCCCATATTGTGCCTGAGCCCTTTGCCTCGCGCTCACGTCCACTCTTTATAGATGCCGATCGCAATGTCGTCGTTGCTGTGCAGGATGCTGTGGTGGGGCAGGAGTTTGGCTTTGCCAGGCAAGATGTGCTCAAACTAGTCAAACGGGCTGGACATAGTCTGGGGTTGGAAATAAACGGATTGCGTTTTGATATGAAGCGCTTTTATGAAGGTCGGCTGCAGGAGACCTCTGTTGAAGAGACTTTTAGCAAGTTGCCTATGCCGACTGATCAACAGATAGCTGCTGTGGTGCTCAGCGCCGAAGAAATACAACAAGCTGAAGACTTATATGCGGAGCTGAAGAACCGCTCCGACTCAAATGATCCTGTAGATGTGGAGCGACTGGGTATGCGCATGAAGTTGCTTTATGAAAAGGAGCTAAGACTGAAGCACTGGCGAGAAGCTAATGGTTATCCACACTGCACTTATTGCGGTAGTGTCACTACGCGCTTACATGGCACAGATCTAATATGTGCCAATTGTTTCGCCTCTCATATGTCCATGAAGGGCCTCTAAGCTTTGTACTTGCTGTCTGGTGTATATCGGAGCCTGCTTGCACCATGGCTCACAGGCGGAGCTTGGCAATGGCTCTGCCTTTCCTTAATCTATACTAGGGTTCTTAACGGTGCCAATTTACCTCGTGACTACTGTGTTATCATGAGGTGCTTCGGTAAGGCATATGGTTTCTCAGGTATAGCTTGTCTATGATTCGACTGCAAAATGTCTGCAAAAACTACGGTGGACGCCCAGCGCTGTCCAACGTCAATCTGCACATTGCTCTGGGTGAGTTTGCCTTTTTAGTGGGACCCAGCGGTGCTGGTAAGTCCACTTTGATGCGCTTGCTCTATCGTGAGGAGACTCCCACCAGCGGTAATGTACTTATCTCTGGCGTCAATCTCAATCGGCTCTCTGCCGGTCAGATACCGCTATTGCGTCGTCGCCTCGGCATTATTTTTCAAGATTTTAAATTGCTCAATAGTCAGACTGTTTTTAACAACGTCGCTTATGTACTGCGTGCTCTCGGTGTTGATGAGCGCGAAGTCGGTAAGCGAGTCTCGTCGGCTCTGGCTGTAGTAAACCTTGAGCATAAACGTGATGCTTATCCTACCGAGTTATCTGGCGGTGAGCAGCAACGAGTCGGTATTGCCCGCGCTATCGTCAATGGACCGCCGGTACTGCTCGCTGACGAGCCCACTGGTAACCTGGACCCTGCTACCAGCCTGGAGATTGTTCAATTACTTGAGCGCATCAGCCAGCGTGGCACCACAGTTTTGATTTCGACCCACGACCAGCCCATCGTTAATGCTATGCGCAGACGTGTTATAGCGCTCAAAAACGGCGAGCTTGTAGCTGATGTAGACAATGGATTTTACGAACTGGAGATGGCATAACCTATGCTTCGTTCATTGAGAATTTTTCGTCGAGTGATTATTGAGACTCTCCTGGGCATCCGTGCCAGTGGCTGGTCTAACTGGCTTGTGGTAAGCATCCTGGCTGTAGCTCTGACTATTTTTGGTTGCGTTTTGCAGCTCACTATGACCCTCAAAAATCTAGTCAATGCCTGGGGCAATCAGATTCAAATATCGGCCTATCTGCCTGATAGTGCCAATCCCAAGGCTGTTGCCCATGAGATCAGTAGATTTCCTGA belongs to Candidatus Obscuribacter sp. and includes:
- the ftsE gene encoding cell division ATP-binding protein FtsE; its protein translation is MIRLQNVCKNYGGRPALSNVNLHIALGEFAFLVGPSGAGKSTLMRLLYREETPTSGNVLISGVNLNRLSAGQIPLLRRRLGIIFQDFKLLNSQTVFNNVAYVLRALGVDEREVGKRVSSALAVVNLEHKRDAYPTELSGGEQQRVGIARAIVNGPPVLLADEPTGNLDPATSLEIVQLLERISQRGTTVLISTHDQPIVNAMRRRVIALKNGELVADVDNGFYELEMA
- a CDS encoding DUF721 domain-containing protein yields the protein MDSTNDKNSHQKVSVPNALPKRKNKNFSDLSAVLPKVVRALGIDKRLKEHTFINLWPHIVPEPFASRSRPLFIDADRNVVVAVQDAVVGQEFGFARQDVLKLVKRAGHSLGLEINGLRFDMKRFYEGRLQETSVEETFSKLPMPTDQQIAAVVLSAEEIQQAEDLYAELKNRSDSNDPVDVERLGMRMKLLYEKELRLKHWREANGYPHCTYCGSVTTRLHGTDLICANCFASHMSMKGL
- a CDS encoding SCP2 sterol-binding domain-containing protein produces the protein MPAQEAINELKKRFKPEAARNLTATYLINIKGQDGGAFLTCIDDGKLEFIPHQDNSSVPCDCTISVDADDLKMIMEGRMSAMTAALSGALAVDGELGLAMKLVPIFFEG
- a CDS encoding biopolymer transporter ExbD, whose amino-acid sequence is MAMGAVGDSFTDINVTPLTDVFLVLLVIMILIAPLIDKSDLKIKPPETKNAKKDEATKGISIDIDKDGQLAINGTFVRDHNIESIKAMIVELKSKAAPGTELHVTLNADGDAKQKDVVEVMSAAAAAGITKMRIATQQQTNY
- a CDS encoding MotA/TolQ/ExbB proton channel family protein, translated to MESKFLNYFLEFMVHDWFASIPITICSILTVAVMVERYLYYQQNRCDVTQFIHQLQRELESNNLQKAQGICSRLGGVVGEVAEEGVRLMADQKEDFSKAYDITVSLVTRKLEKHLAVLGTIGATCPFLGLFGTVVGVVFTLDQLGAQGGGTPVVVTGVAKALIATGYGLIVAILAVIFNNAYTNTVKRFNDDFLLLKLLFLSFAGGESAH
- a CDS encoding TonB C-terminal domain-containing protein, with the translated sequence MTANNRHTGSQRPQRDPNMAGGLSFFLPGLGQIYNGEQRKGLFFMVVGVLNYIVLGFLIFSGPLLDGLVAFGQANSMKLNAELYQSLSTLHFGSAASLFLIILFLAYSSFSARDAFDHAARIQRKGLYSDSALEMTEATSGSYIFHITILLTSFVLAFFFLIPPPPKSQITDIEFVQNEENTKEPPKTQKRAAHNSKASGKHDPTKPSVQPSAAPKAPSKAQEKAAPTPTPAKPAPAKPSPTPSPTPTPTPSPRPTPSPRPTPTPSPTPSPAPTPSPRPTPTPMPSLMPKINNPFIAPSAAPSLRPSPSFSPIAMPKVGGPIAPAPRAGVAGPGTAQPTGAPAPINIAAGGGGPASGSSGQPTLAAIGGGGARNAGGGTGPAPAPSRGSGSGSPAGGGPGASGMATPNVGSGSRGGPASSSGGKNGGGERGNPDDGPGREPSVAARKDVDWGPYMADLQRRIKRAWYPPKGNESKRVKVMFKVHKDGQVTNLRMLVSSGLAIADQAALKAIENAAPFRPLPDGADDAVDIEFTFDYNVFNGGGKGTFRSY